One Nicotiana tomentosiformis chromosome 1, ASM39032v3, whole genome shotgun sequence genomic window, AAAACTCACTCCCTTTGATCAGTCAATCATCAATCAATCAAATCAAAAGGGAGAAAATCAGAATCTTATCATCTCATCTCAAAAACATCATGTCCTCTTCATCTGCTGCTTTTGCTCCGGACCACCACCTCCACCACCATCACCTCTCTCCTCCCTCAGGggaacaactctgttatgtcCAATGCAACTTTTGTGACACTGTTCTCGCGGTATTATGCTACTACTTTTTCCCTATATTATAACACCTTCTACACAATAATATTCTTAGCTTCCTCTCTCTGTCTTGTGACCTCTTCCCCCTCTTCACTTTTAGGAGTGATATATGATCATGTTCTTGAAATTATTCATACTTTTCCCTTACTTTCCTTTAATTTATACTTGATATATTCCATAGGTTTACTTATGTACCTTTGTTGGAACCCTTTAcataaattttctttaaaatgaaCTTTCTTGGATTTTATTCCATCTGGTGGTATTTTTCATCTCTTCCCATGGTTTTTCTGCTCCAGTTTGTTCAAGGATGTGTTCAGTCTATTCATCACAAACTCAATAATGACTTGTTCCGCATCTTTATTCTCTTGCAAATCCTCCCCTTTTTCTTCATAATATAATGATACTAATAATATAAATGCGTTATATTAAATAATGGGACACTTCTAATGCTATTTTCCCGAACAAGTGTGAAATGGAGTGTATAATTTCATTACAAAAGGGGAATTGGAGTAAAAACAACACAATAAATCTTTCAGCTCATTCTTGCCAGCATATGctcctttcttttgtttcttgttGGTAATAGTATAAACTTTTTGATAAAAGAGTTGGACAGTTCAACGGCCTAGCTAGACCCTTTGCATAAATCAGCTAAAATTGCTATTGCGTTACTCTATTTGCTAAAATACTCATGTTATTTTTTGTACACAGGTGAGTGTTCCTTGCTCCAGTTTGTTCAAGACTGTGACAGTAAGGTGTGGTCATTGCACCAACCTTTTGTCTGTCAACGTCAACATGCGTGGCCTGCTTCTTCCCTCTGCTAATCAGCTTCATCTCCCCCATTCTTTCTTTTCTCCTCAGAATCTTCTGGTATATATACATCAGTTATGCTTGGAATCTAGGGATTCCAAGTTCATATGTCTATGTTTATTAGCTATTTATAACAACAATCTTTCTCCATACATTTTATTTTCACTATTTGTACCTCTCATCCTTAAAGAGAAGTCATGATCTAATCTTTTCTGTATCGTTCTAATTTTATCCTTAAGAGATGAAAGTGCACGTTTAATAATTCTTTACACTTTTCTCCTTTACACTTGTCATTATTTCTTAAAAATTCAGGATGAGATTCGGAATTCTCCACCAAGTTTGTTGATCAATCAGCCAAACCCGAATGAGCCACTTATGCCAGTTCGAGGAGTTGATGAACTTCCAAAGCCACCAGTTGCAAACAGACGTAAGATAAATTCTACTTACAATTATATATTTCTCCTTCAAAGTTtcacaaatgacaaaaataacttCTTTTACTAGTAACACATGACTTTCTAAACAGAACCAAATTAATTTAATTTCAGCATATGGAGTGCTGTACCCTTAAACAAACAATGAAGCTCTAGACTTTTCAGTGAATAGGGGTTTCTTAGCAAATGAAGAAAGAATGTGCATTTTACTAGCATATGTTTATTCTTCAACAGTGTCTAATAAGTTAAACTTTTCTTTTTCCATACTGAAATAGTATTATTTTTGGGGAAGGATCTTCTACCATTTTCTCTTGTCTGCCTTCCTTCTCCAACGCTTTCCACATATAAGGTACTTCCCAAAAAGCCACGTTTAGAAATTGCAGCTAAAACGTATTTGCATTGTTCATCTACAGTTTCTGCCTGTGTGTACAATATATGTGCTAACTATGATGATATTGTTTTATCTTCACTTGAAATATCAGTTAACACCCTAAAATCTGTGTAGAATGAATCATTTTAATCATTCATTTTAAAATTATAACCCCTCACTATGGCGGCCTCttttattgaaaaaaatattcATTTGGACTTCTTTCTTGGGGTGTTTGGGCTTGGGACCAAGAGCAGATATACATGGTTTAAAGGGGTTCAATTGAATCTCTCGTTCGGAAATTTATTTCGTGCATATAGAATTTAAGTTCAGTTGTTGAATCCCCCCAAAAACTTCTATTCCATTTGTTTCAAAATGATTGACACTATATTAGTCCGTTTTAAAAAAGATAGACCCCTTTCAATATTTTCTTAATAAGATGCATCTATAGCTGCATAAATACTATGAAAattttaagatcacaagttttaaaagttttaagTCCACATAAATATTTTAATACCACATATCTCAAAAGTTTTCAATTATTTATTAAAGTTTTTATCAAGTCAAACTAGAACAATCTTTTCGAAACGGATGGTGCAGTAAACTAGTAAATGTGCACTGAAAAATTGCTTTAGGTTATAGGTATAATTGTTGAATCCTATTAACATGACGGAAATTTCTAGTAGTATACTAATAAATGGTGTTTAGGAACTAATTTAGGTTGTGTAAGTACAAATCCTATTTGTAGCACTCTTAACATTTTTATTTCTGTCACCAGCTGCTTTATGTGTATTAGGCACTTTTATATAGTTGATGCCCTTTTTTTCTCTCTGTACAAGAGAAAGAGAAAATGTCCCCCGGAAAGTTAGATGGTTTTTCAAAAGCACCACAGAATCTAGATGAATAGATAGAAAGATAGATCATTAGATAATGATCATGAAATGATATGATGTGAGAGAGGAGAGGGACAGAGAAAAAGGTATATAGTAGTATTCTTGATCTCTTTGGTCCCGCGTGAGAGTACTGGTAAATGAAAGTATCAGAAATACTACAGAAAGTCAGCCAAGTGTTTTTAATGCCTGTTTTGTTTGTCTACATGTCGTCTGTACTCAGCCCCGGAGAAACGACAGCGTGTGCCATCTGCTTACAATCGATTCATCAAGTATGTATATTTTTCTTAAATTGATACAATATTTGTTTATCTCTTTTTTTTAATTAGCGTTTGAATAtagattttggtgaaatttaaaaaaaaaagaattattaaagttgtgttgaaaaataattttttaaagttgAAGCCGTATTTGAAcatgtattttatttgaaaaatgcaaaagttttgtgagtgaaaaaaaaaattattacccAGAAACTGGCCCATACCAGtttttgaaacttcaaaattttctacaatttttttttaaaaaaacgaaAAAAGCAGCCAAATTTTATGTTCAAAATGGAGATTAATATAGAAATACATATACTTAAAAAATGATTTAAGCGGCACATGGATTGCCATTGACAAAAACAATGAAATAATTTAATGACTGCGATATATGCAGGGACGAGATCCAACGTATCAAAGCTGGAAATCCTGATATAAGTCACAGGGAGGCCTTCAGTGCTGCTGCAAAGAATGTAAGACacaaaaatatttacttattaagataaattaatatttattattatagaATTAACACAAGAATAGAAAGATTAAATAATAATCTATTCTTATAGGCATTAGAGCTAGTTTCTATTCCTTTTAACTAGGGTTTTGTTTGACTAGGGTTTGGTGCATATGTTGCTTTTTACAAACATGTTATTGAATTGCGCGTTGGTTTGTTTTCTTGTTCTGCAGTGGGCCCACTTTCCACACATTCATTTCGGACTTATGCCTGATCAACCCGTGAAGAAACCCAATGCATGTCAACAGGTACCTTTCCAACTCACTTTTAAAACCCTAGCTTTTCACCCAATATGTTTTTTATTAAGTGAGCTAATTAATTAAACCACACTTTTATATCATTTTTATATAACGTAGAACTTTACTTTGGAGTGCTTAACATTCTTTATTTTGAGGACCTTTAGTACAAATTTGTAACTTCTACAAGAACTTAGTATAAACTAtcaattcattttaaaaaaatagagtAACTAGATGTAACACGTGCATAACAAGTGGACTTagtaattcaaaaaaataaagtaTGTAATCTGCTATCACATGGTAAAATATAATGACAATGTAAAAGTTCTTTACATTCTCATCAAAAGATATGAATTAAATCCTCAAGTAGTTTAATTAGTGTAACTAAGGTTACATGCTTTTCCATTAAAATGATATTTATTCTAGTCTTAttgtttttgattttctttttctttttgggaaaTGTGTAGGAAGGGGAGGATGTTCTGATAAAGGAAGGGTTTCTTGCTCCAGCAAACGTGGGTGTATCTCCTTACTAATTAAGGAAATGAAGTCACTGCCAATGTTCTCTACCTAATCTGTTGGAACTGTCTATTTATCTAATGTGCGTTAGTTTATCTATAGTTTTGGGTGGCCTGTTAATTTCTAGTTTCTTTGAAGAACACGTACTCTCTAGGGTTTCCAGCTGCTCGCTCTCATGTTGTCTTTGAAGAAGACATTTCTAACTGTTTCAGGTTGCTTAGTTTCTAGTGAGGAAAGGATTCTGAGAACTCTGTTTGTTTGTTAATGCTAATAACTAAGCTCTCTGAAACCCCCAATATCTGAAAATGGAACTGCTACTGTTCATATATGTTAAGATTTAAGAGTATCGTATTATGAATTTTATCGTCCCTTAGTTGAGTAGTTTTCTTTACCGTCTTGGGCCTTTCATTATTTTCTTTAGAATCGTTTTTGGCGAGGGATAACATAGCTCCATTGCCTTTTTGAGAAGAAGTATTAAAAAGCAAATTTATAAGTGAAGATCCATTGACAACCCAATGACCAACTTTAAATATATAATCCCATTTTTCCAAACTTTCTTGTAGGAGTATATACCAGAGTACATGCAACTTGCAAGATAGAAATTAAAACCATGCTAAAATACTGAACTTATCTTTGCATAGGCTTAACTAAAGGGGAATGTTTCTTCTCCTTATGTACATTTCATGACCTTGTTAACGTTCTTAATTACTTCTGACAATTCCCCTAGAAAAATTGGTGTTTAGACCATGCATTGTATTTTGATTATGCTATAGCAGTGGTACCCCAAAGAAATTTTAATCAGAATATATCCTAATCTTTGGGTCAATAATACGTCTAGCCACATAGAAATGGACAGTGATATGAAACTTTTACACTACTCGTGAAAATTTAGCCAGAAGGTTGCTTCTCTTCCCAATATGTCACCACGACCTACTCGTTGATGTTCCAATAACCTAAACACCCCTCCCCTTTGCCAATATTATATTAAGAATACTACTAACATATAACTTCTAAATCTGATACATACTAAACTCGAGGGCAACTGAAAACGTGCCTTAGTCCAAATTTGGACTAGAGAGAGAAAAAATGTAATTTAAACAAATTTATGCCATTTTTATCTGCTAATTTGCTTTAACTCGTCTTGGTATGATTTTAATGATGTCACGTTGCTCCTAacattttaccctttaaaaaacAAAAGCGAATAATAGATGTagataaatatatcaaatcactTTGAAATAGAAAAGATAACCAAAGTAATAGCTTAGATAAAACTTGAATAACCGGGTACTTGCGCCTATATTCGATTCTAGCCTAATAGACGATCAAAGAACCTGATATCAGCTTTGATAGCAAAGCTAAAATTATACAGTATAATTTATTAAGGTACTTAGGTGATGAAAGGTAATAATTATCCCTCTTCAGCTACATAAAGGCAGTGTGTAATTATAACTCCCACTCTGTGCATTGATACACAATATCTGAGATATAAACATAGTTTTGTGATTAATATTTCTAAATGAGGTAATATTTTAGTTTCAAACTTAGAATTGGCATTTGAAGTATGTATTCCTTACGTGGGCAATAACTCCATTATAGATTAATATGAATATTTTCCTTCCCAGCATAATAAAGTCatttattctttaaaaatatcaaaaccatgTCGTAGATCCTTTAAATGGAAATAGAGAGTGAACGTTTGGATATCTAATATTATGATTAGAATTCTGATAGTTTGATCGACTGAAAAATCTCTTTGGAGATTCCAACAAAGAAATAAACTAACCATAACTAAAGAAGTGTTGTCAGTAAGGTAGGGATTATCAAAAGACCGAATTATTCATTCAATGTAAAGACAGTTTTAGCTCTTTTATCAGCTTTTTGAACATACCAATATACCATGATTTTCTTGCCTTCCCTCGCCGTAATGCATTATTGGATTACAAGCCCGCATTG contains:
- the LOC104103574 gene encoding axial regulator YABBY 1: MSSSSAAFAPDHHLHHHHLSPPSGEQLCYVQCNFCDTVLAVSVPCSSLFKTVTVRCGHCTNLLSVNVNMRGLLLPSANQLHLPHSFFSPQNLLDEIRNSPPSLLINQPNPNEPLMPVRGVDELPKPPVANRPPEKRQRVPSAYNRFIKDEIQRIKAGNPDISHREAFSAAAKNWAHFPHIHFGLMPDQPVKKPNACQQEGEDVLIKEGFLAPANVGVSPY